The DNA segment CCCACCCGGCGGCCGGTCGCCGGCGGCGGCACACTGCCGCCGATGACCTGAATTGCCGGTATTGGTCCGCCCTTCGTTCACCCCGGATCTCCACACCGGTCACCCGAGGAGCAGGATGGTGGCAGCATTGATCCCAGACCACCGCTCGAAGTGAGGGGATAGATGGAACGCAAGAGCAGGTTCTCCCAGTGGCTGCGCCGGCCGAAGAGCGGATCAAACGGCGGCGATACGGACACGGGATCGGCGGCTGCGCGCAGCCGCGAGGACCTGCTGCTGGCGGCGGCCGACGCGGGCTTCCCCGTGGCGCCGGCGGCGCACCCCTCCGGCTACGGCTGTTCCTGTGAACGCATCGGCTGTCCCACCCCCGCCCGCCATCCCATCTCCTTCGGCTGGCAGACCGTCGCCACCACCGACCGCGACAAGGTCGCCGCCTGGGTCCGCACCCTCCCGCAGGCCAACTTCATCACCGCCACCGGCATCACCCACGACGTCCTGGACGTCCCCGTCGAGGCGGGCCGCAGCGCCCTGGGGCGGCTGGACGCGGCGGGCATCGACGTCGGCCCGATCACCCTCAGCGGCGCCGGCTTCGACGGCCGGATGCTCTTCTTCACCGCCACCCGCGGCACCCCGGACGACGAGGACGAGTGGTGGCCCTGCGAGCTGGACTGCCACCCCGAGACCATGGACGAGCACCCGGGCCTGCGCTGGCACTGCCGCGGCAGCTATGTGCTGCTGCCCCCCTCGGCGCTGCCCGGCGAGCGGCCCGCGGTGAGCTGGCTGCGCGGCCCCGAGCTGCCCCTGCCCGACCCGCTGACGCTCCTGGAGTCGCTCACCGACGCCTGCGCGGAGTTCAACGACCGCGAGCCGCACCACCACGAGGCGGCGGCCTGGCCGATCGGCCGCTGAGCCTTCCGCCGCACCCCTCCGCACACGCCGTACCCACACCGAAGGGCCGCCGGGTCACCCCGACGGCCCTGTGCGCGAGCCCGTTTCCCCGGCCGGCTACATCGGCTTGACCGCGGTCTTCGCCTCGATCCGGTTGAGCACCTCGACCTTCCCGCCGGCGCTCTTGGCGGGCACCCGGACCGTCTGGCCGGAGACCGTGGTGAAGAGCATCCGGTTGGTCTTCTTCGGCGGCCCGTCCAGGAGGCCCTTCAGCCGCCCGACCGAGATCGTCGCCCCGGCGAACAGCGTCTGCTGCTGGTGGTAGACGGTCGAGAAGAACACCAGCGCGCCGCCGTCCGTGGTGCGCAGCGCCACCGGCGGGTAGCTCGCGGGCGAGTCCTCCCACATGATGCGCTGGCCGGGCTTGTTGGCGTCCTTGGCCCGCCGCTCCCGCCAGCCGTCGGTCTGCGGGCCGGGGGCGAAGGTGCCGCCCTTGCCGGTGTTGAGGTAGGCGGCGTAGGAGCTGCTCAGCTTGCCCGGGGCGACCGTGAGGCCGGAGGCCGTGCCGGCCGGCACCGCCTCCGCGTAGCCGTCCTTGTCCGTCTTCAGCTCCGGTGCCTTGTTGTCCGCGAACGTCGCCAGGTACACCGCGCGCCACTGCTCGTCGATGCCGTCGCGGCTGAACACCAGGAACCAGCGGGTGTGCTGCCCCCGGGCGTTCTTGCGGTTGCTGGCCGCGTCCGCGATGAAGTACTTCGGCCAGCCCGCCTGCTTGGGCACCGTGAAGTGCGGATCGGTGAACGCCAGGTCCGGGAAGCCCGGATTGCCCTGCGGCCGGAGGGCCTGCGACGCCTTTATCCCGGCCTGGTCGATGGCGAGCAGCGCGCCGCCCTCGAAGGAGGGGTTCAGCGACGGGTCGAGCCGGCGGTTGGCCTTGTTGAAGCTCTTGGTGAAGTGCGTGAGCGCCTTGGTGCCCTCAGCCTTCGACACCGCCGGCAGCATCTCCCTCTCGCCGTGCACCGTCATGCACCCGCTCAGTATCACCAGCGCCGCCACGGTCGACGTCAGTGTTGCGGGCACCCGGAACGGCGACCTGCGTGTCATGGGGCTCGGGCTCCTTCGGGGCGACCGGGGCGGACGGGGCGGCCGCCGGGGTGGCACGATTCGGCGCAACCCTACCGGGGGCGAAGAAGAACAGGAGGGTGGGGACCAGATACAGAGCCCACACCGTGACCTGAAGGACGGTCGGGTCCGGCTGGAAGTTGAAGATGCCCTTCAGCACCGTGCCGTACCAGCTGTCGGCCGGGATCTGTGCGCTGACGTCGAACGCCTGCGAGGTCAGCCCCGGCAGGATGTCCGCCTCCTGCAGGTCGTGGAAGCCGTACGCCAGCACGCCCGCCGCGACCACCACCAGCATGCCGCCGGTCCAGGTGAAGAACTTCGCCAGGTTGATCCGCACCGCGCCGCGGTAGAACAGCCAGCCCAGCGCCACCGCCGTCAGCAGGCCCAGCAGCGCACCGACCAGCGGCCGCACCCCGTCGTTGGCGGACTGCGCGGCGGTCCAGATGAACAGCGCGGTCTCCAGGCCCTCGCGGCCCACCGACAGGAACGCGGTGACCACCAGCGCCACGGTGCCCATCTGCAGCGCCGCGTCCAGCTTGC comes from the Streptomyces angustmyceticus genome and includes:
- a CDS encoding bifunctional DNA primase/polymerase, whose amino-acid sequence is MERKSRFSQWLRRPKSGSNGGDTDTGSAAARSREDLLLAAADAGFPVAPAAHPSGYGCSCERIGCPTPARHPISFGWQTVATTDRDKVAAWVRTLPQANFITATGITHDVLDVPVEAGRSALGRLDAAGIDVGPITLSGAGFDGRMLFFTATRGTPDDEDEWWPCELDCHPETMDEHPGLRWHCRGSYVLLPPSALPGERPAVSWLRGPELPLPDPLTLLESLTDACAEFNDREPHHHEAAAWPIGR
- the efeU gene encoding iron uptake transporter permease EfeU is translated as MFGNYLIGLREGLEASLVVCILIAYLVKTGRREALRPVWLGITLAVVLSFAFGAALQFGSQTLTFKAQEALGGSLSIIAVGLVTWMVFWMRRTARHLKKELHGKLDAALQMGTVALVVTAFLSVGREGLETALFIWTAAQSANDGVRPLVGALLGLLTAVALGWLFYRGAVRINLAKFFTWTGGMLVVVAAGVLAYGFHDLQEADILPGLTSQAFDVSAQIPADSWYGTVLKGIFNFQPDPTVLQVTVWALYLVPTLLFFFAPGRVAPNRATPAAAPSAPVAPKEPEPHDTQVAVPGARNTDVDRGGAGDTERVHDGARREGDAAGGVEG